AGCAACCAAGCTGCTCGCAGAGATGGGTTATAAATTAGAGGATGTTAAGAGTGGACAACTGAAAGAGCTTAGCAAGGCTACAAAGGATCTTGAAGTCTTAGCTAAAAAACTCGATGTTGGCGTACCAACTTTACAAGATATCATTAAGGAATTAGAAAAGCCAGGTAGGGACCCAAGAGAAGAGATGCCTAAGCCAATTCTTAGAACTGATGTGTTAGAAATGGAAGACTTAAGTGATGGTATGATTTTAAAAGGTACAGTAAGAAATGTAATTGATTTTGGTATTTTCGTAGATATTGGAGTTCATCAAGATGGACTTGTTCATATATCGCAAATATGTAATAAGTTTATTAAGCATCCATTAGAAGTAGTTTCGGTAGGAGATATTGTAGATGTTAAGGTATTGAGCATTGACCTACAAAAGAAAAGAATTGCCTTGAGTATGTTAATTTAACCGATGTGCAAGCGAAGCTTGCAGTCGGTTACGAAACCCTAGCGAATGCAGAGGTTTTGTAACAGTTACTACAAAAAAGTAAAATGTAAATTTCTATAAGTAAGGAGTATGATTTTATGATAGCTGTTTCACAATCACCAGAAGAAACCATGAAAGTGGGTAAACAAATCGGATTAAAAGCAGAAAAGGGACAAGTTTATTGTCTTGTTGGTGACTTAGGGGTAGGTAAAACAATTTTCACGAAAGGATTTGCAAAAGGACTAGGAATTAAAGAACAAATAACAAGTCCAACCTTTACAATTGTGAATGAATACGAAGGTGATAAGCTTTCTTTGTACCATTTTGATGTTTATAGAATTCAAGAGCTTGAAGAAATGGATGAAATTGGATATGAAGATTATTTTTATGGAGAGGGAGTAACTTTTATTGAATGGGCGAATTATATTGAAGATTTGATACCAGAGGATGCAACCTGGATTTATATTGAAAAAGACCTTTCTAAAGGGTTAGATTATAGGTTAATTACAATACAAAATACTTAAAAAAGTATTAGCTCTAATAAAGTGAAGGTGAAAAAATGAAGGTATTAGCTATAGAAACGTCTGGATTGGTTGCTTCAGTTGCGATTGCTGAAGATCATAAAATTATCTGTGAGTATACAACAAATTTCAAGAAAACGCATTCGCTCACTTTAATGCCCATGCTTGAAGAGATTAAGAAAGCTGTTGACTTGGACTTGAAAATGTTAGATTTAATTGCTGTTTCAGGTGGGCCAGGTTCCTTTACTGGACTTAGAATTGGGAGTGCTACGGCTAAGGGCTTAGCTCATGTACTGAATGTACCGATAGCATCGATACCAACACTCGAAGGATTAGCAAATAATATCGATCAAACAGATTTGCTGATTTGTCCATTGATGGATGCTAGAAGACATCAGGTTTATACGGCAATATATGAATATCAGGATGGTTGTATTCGGCCACGAACAGATATGATGGCAACAGAGATTGATACTATTATAGAGAAAATATTGAGTTATAATAAAGAAGTAATATTTCTAGGAGATGGATTCGCACCTAATGAAGAAAGGATAAAAGAGCTTCTAGAAGGGCGAAAATGGCACCTAGCAAGTCCCAACAACAGAATTCAAAGGGCGTCTTCCATTGCACTTTTAGGCGTTAGATATGCCGAGGAAGGAAAGCTTCAAAACTATATGGAGCATGCGCCTATCTACTTAAGAAAACCACAAGCTGAGAGAGAATATGATGAAAAGCACAAATGAAATTAGAGCGAAAGCTCTTTTTTTGTTTGCTAGGAAAGTTTTACTTGTGAAATTGGAAAAGCGGCAGATAGGTAACGAGAATTTTAACTCGGCACTGCCGATTTCTTTATTTTCTATGAAAGTTTGTCTTAAAATGCGCTTCTCGTAACAACATAAGAAGCTTTTGTATAAAATAATATATACACAAAAAACAATGAGGAGAAAATATGTCAATCGATAAGGAAGTAACCTTCGATCAGTTAAAAATAAATTACGATTTTAAGACGGTACTTGAAAAGAGCCATGGCTATAGCAAATTGTTTCCGGGAAATACTGATCTTCAAAACATGTTGGAAACTATTTTAAAGCTAGGTAACAATCAACACATATATATTTCAAATAATAAAGGGTCGAAAGCTGAAGAATTTCTAATTGAGCTTTTAAGTCAAAAAGAGAACAAAAGCTATGAATGGGGATACGTATATAATTTTCAGCAACCAAATTTTCCGATGCTTATAAAGCTTGAGAATGGACAAGGTGATTTGTTCAAGGAGATGGTAGAAGGTAGTGTTATTACAACCTTTGAAGAAAGCAAAAAATGCTTTAGTAGTAAGGAAATAAAAGATGTTGAAAAAGATATGAAGGCTCAAATATTAGAAATCAGTGAAAAGGAACTTGAAGTATTAAAAAATGATGCGAAGGAACTTGGCTTTTCAACTCACGTAAGTGATAAAGGTATTTTTTTCATTCCCATTATTAATGGTAAGAAAATTAGTGAAACTGAATATGACAACCTTGATGCAAAGGAGCAGGAAGTAATCATCAAGGATTTAGACATTATGGAAAAAAAATCCATAGATGTTATGAAGA
This sequence is a window from Firmicutes bacterium HGW-Firmicutes-1. Protein-coding genes within it:
- a CDS encoding tRNA (adenosine(37)-N6)-threonylcarbamoyltransferase complex ATPase subunit type 1 TsaE, encoding MIAVSQSPEETMKVGKQIGLKAEKGQVYCLVGDLGVGKTIFTKGFAKGLGIKEQITSPTFTIVNEYEGDKLSLYHFDVYRIQELEEMDEIGYEDYFYGEGVTFIEWANYIEDLIPEDATWIYIEKDLSKGLDYRLITIQNT
- the tsaB gene encoding tRNA (adenosine(37)-N6)-threonylcarbamoyltransferase complex dimerization subunit type 1 TsaB, with translation MKVLAIETSGLVASVAIAEDHKIICEYTTNFKKTHSLTLMPMLEEIKKAVDLDLKMLDLIAVSGGPGSFTGLRIGSATAKGLAHVLNVPIASIPTLEGLANNIDQTDLLICPLMDARRHQVYTAIYEYQDGCIRPRTDMMATEIDTIIEKILSYNKEVIFLGDGFAPNEERIKELLEGRKWHLASPNNRIQRASSIALLGVRYAEEGKLQNYMEHAPIYLRKPQAEREYDEKHK